The Micromonospora sp. NBC_00421 DNA window ATGGTCGTCGATCAGCGTGGCGTCGGTGGCCGCGGTCAGTCGGTCGCCGACCCGGTCGGGGAAGAACTCGGCCCGCAGCGGGGCGGACACGGAGACCACGGTGACCGGACGGTGCCCGCCGGAGAGCGTGGTCACGGGCGGCCCGGCCGGGGGCCGGGGCACGCCGCCCGCACCGGCCCCGGGCGGCGGCTCAGCGGAGCCAGTCATCGCGGTGCTCCGCGACGAAGTCGTCGTCGGTGAGCCACGGGTAGGCCGTGATCACCCGGGTCAGCTCCTCCGCCTGGCCGGGGGACAGCCCTTCGGCCGGGTCGAGGCACCACACCCCGTCGAGCAGCCCTTGCCGGCGCAGCACCTCGTGCACCCCGGCGATGCAGCCGTGGAACCCGTTCACGGCGTCGAACACCGCCGCGTTCGCGTCGGTTACCGCCGCGGACCGGCCAGTCAACTCCGCCAGCGCCGCCCCGTCGCCGGCCCGCGCCGCCCGTGCCTGCGCGAACAGGGCGACCGCGGCGCGGGTCCACACCGCCCACTGGCCGAGCAGCCCGCCGACGAACCGGCGGCCGGCGAACTCGCCGAGCAGGTCGCCGACGATGTGGTCGTCGTTGCCGGTGTACAGCGCCACGTCCCGGCCCCGGTCGGCGGTGGCGATCCCGTGCACCGCCTCCAGGGTGCGGTACCGGTCGAACGGGGCCAGCTTCACCGCCACCACCGACGGGAGGTCGGCGAACGCCCGCCAGAACGCCGTCGACAGGCGCGGGCCGCCGATGGCCGGCTGCAGGTAGAAGCCGATGACCGGCAGCACCTCGCCGACCGTCCGTGCCCGCCGGAGCAGGTACGCCTCGTCGGCGCCCGGCACGACGGGGGAGAGTAGGACGGCGTGGTAGCCCAGCTCGGCGGCGAGTTCCGCCTCGGCGACCGCCTGGGCGGTGTCGCCGCACGCCCCGGTGACCTTCACCACCGGCCGTCCGGCCTCGGCGTCGACGGTCTCGGCGGCCAGGGTGAGCACCGGTCGCAGTAGGCCTGCCTCCCGGATCGTGAACTGGGTGGTGTGTACGCCGACGGCGAGCCCACCGGCCCCGGCGGCCAGGTAGTAGCGGGTCAGCGCCCGCTGCCGCCGTTCGTCGAGGCGGCGGTCGGCGGTCAGCGCGAGCGGGTGTGCGGGGATGACTGTCCCCTCGCGCAGCAGGTCCAGGGACACGGTCAGAACCTCCCGTCGCGGACGGAGAACTTGGTGGGCCTGCCCGAGGTGGGCAACCCGGCGGCCAGCCAGTCGGCCTGCCAGTCGATCAGGGTGCCCAGCGGGACGTCCGGGTAGCCGAACAGCGCGTGGCAGCGGGTGGCGTCGTTGAGCAGCGCGGTCGGCGCCTCCGTGCCGGCGTAGCTGACCGGCCGGCCGAGACGTTCGCCCGTGCGGGCGGCGATCCGGCGCACCGGGGCGGTCTCCGGGCCGGTCAGGTTGAGGGTGAACACGTCGGCGGAGGCGTGTCCCAGCGACCGCAGCGCCACCTCGTTGGCGTACCCCTGCCAGACCACGTTGACGTGGCCGGTAGTGACGTCGACCGGCTCGCCGGCGAGCACCGCCTGGCCGATGTCGGCGAGCACGCCGTAGCGCAGGTCGACGGCGTAGTTGAGCCGGAGCACCGCGACCGGGGTGCCCCGGCTGGCGGCGTGCGCGAACACCTGCTCGCGGCCGAGGCAGCTCATCGCGTAGTCGCCGACCGGGCCGGTCGGGTCGGTCTCCACGCAGCCTCCGGAGGCCACCGGCGCCATCGGGTAGACGTTGCCGGTGGAGAATGCGGCGATCCGGGCGGCAGGGTAGCGCCGGGCCACCGCTGCGGGCAGCACCGCGTTGACCATCCAGGCCAGGTACGGGGCGGTGGCGGTGCCGAACTTCGCGCCCACCATGAAGATCACGTCGCTGGCGTCGGGCAGTCCGGCCAGGTCGCCGTCGCCCAGCAGGTCGAACGCCACCGGCTCCACTCCGTAGGTGGCCAGCGCGTCGGCGGCCGTCCGGTCCGACCAGCGCGACACGGCGTACACCCGGTCGCCGGAGCGGCCGGCGGCGTCGAGCCCTCGGCGGGCCAGCCGGCACAGCGACGGGCCCATCTTGCCTCCGGCGCCGAGGACCACCAGGTCACCGGAGCCGCCGGCCAGGTCGGCGACGAGCGCCGCCGAGGGCCGGGCGAGCCGGTCCTCCAGTGCGGACTCACTGTTGAACACTGCACTCACCCCTTGATTCCGGACATGGTGACGCCCTCGGTGAAGTACCGCTGGCCGACGAGGTAGGCGGCGAAGATCGGCACGAACGCGACGACCGAGCCGGCGAGCATGACGTTGAGCGGCACCTGCTCCTGCTGGAGGGAGGCGATGCCGACGGTGAGGGTGCGCATGTCCCCGCTCTGCCCGATGATCAGTGGCCAGAGCAGGTCGTTCCAGTGCCACAGGAAGACGAACACGCCGAGGGTGGCCAGGATCGGCTTGCACAGCGGCAGCACGATCCGCACGAACATCCGCCACTCGGAGGCGCCGTCGATCGTCGCGGCCTCGAAGAGTTCGTCGGGCAGGCCCTGGATGAACTGTCGCATCAGGAACACCGCCTGCGCGTTGGCCAGGGTCGGCAGGATCAGCCCCCAGTACGTGTCGACCCCGCCGACTCTCGCGATCAGGATGAAAGTGGGGATGAGGGTGACGTGGTACGGCACCATCACCATCGCCAGGAACGACCAGAACATGGTCTCCCGGCCGGGGAAGCGCTTCTTCGCGAACGCGTACCCGGCCAACGCGGAGAGCAGCAGCACCGCGACGACGCTGACCACCGAGTAGATGGTGGTGTTGAGCAGCCAGCGCAGAATGTTCCGCGAGTCGAGCACCGTCGCGTACGCGTCGAACTCGATCGGCCAGGGCAGGAGGCTGCCGGGGAACTCGACGGCGGCGGCGGGCTTCAGGCTCAGCACCACCATCGCGTAGAACGGGAAGAGGGTGGCCACGCTGGCCACGGCCAGCAGCACGTACCGCAGCACGGTGCCGCCGGGCCCGGGCTGCAACGCCCGGTACGAGCGTCGCCGGCGCCGCGGCGGGGGTGCCGGGGTGGGCGCGGGGGCGGTGGTCGTGGCGGTCACTTGTCCCTCCCGAGGGCCAGCCGTTGGATCAGCGCGACGACCAGCGTCATCACGAACAGGGCCACCCCGATCGCGCTGGCGTAGCCGAGGTCGAAGTACTTGAAGCCCTGGTCGTACAGGGCCATGACGAGGGTGTAGCTGGCGCGGGCGGGGCCGCCGCCGGTCATCGCGTACACCAGGTCGAAGACCTGGAACGAGGCGGTTGTCTCGATCACCAGCAGGAAGAACAGCACCGGCTTGAGCTGGGGCAGCACGATGAAGCGGAACCGCTGCCACGCGCCCGCGCCGTCGGTGAGGGCGGCCTCCTCCTGCTCTCTGGGCAGGTCCTGGAGGCGGGCCAGGACGATCAGCATGCCGTACCCGAAGTGCGACCACACGCCGATCAGGGCGAGTGCCGGCAGGACCAGCGTGCTGGAGGCCAGCCAGGAGTCGTCGGGCAGGCCGACCCAGCCGAGGATCCGCGACCACGGGCCGCCGGAGGAGAACACCCAGGAGAAGATGGTGGCGACCAGCACCAGGCTGGTGACGACCGGGAGGAAGAACACCGACCGGAAGAAGCCGACGCCGCGGAAGCCGCGCCGGACCAGCAGTGCCAGCCCGACCGACGCGGCGACGGTCAGCGGCACGTACAGCACGGTGTAGCCGACGGTGACCCGCAGCGCCTGCCAGAAGACCGGGTCGTCGGCCAGCCGCCGGGCGTTCTCCAGCCCGGTCCACTCGGCGTCGCCGCCGATCGTGTAGTCCATGAAGCCGAGCACCAGCCCGGCGATCGCCGGGCCGAAGCGGAACGCCAGGAACAGCAGGAACGCGGGGAGGACGAAGAGCAGACCCCATCGTGCCTCGCGCCGGGCGATCACCCGCCGGGCCCGCCGGGCCGGCAGCTGAGCAGGTACGGCCATCTCGCCATCCTCTTCGCAGGTTCGACATCGGCCGCTGCGGCCGATGCGGTGGCGTCCGGCCCGCCGCCGCACCGCGGCGGCGGGCCGGCGGGGTTCAGAGCAGCGCGTCGGCGGCCTTGGCCGCGTCGGCGAGCGCCTGCTCGGGGGTCTTCTTGCCGATCAGCGCGGCCTGGATCTCGGGGGCGAGGACGCCCATCACCTCGCGGCTCTTCTCGTTGAGCGGGCCGACGGTGGTGCTGTCCAGGGTCTTCTCCATCTCGGTGTTCACCGGGTCCTGCGGGTACAGGGCCCCGGCGGACGTCTTGGCCGAGAAGTAGCCGCCGGCGACGTCGTACGCGGAGGCGACCGACGGCGCGGTGACGAAGGTGACCCACTGGCCGGCGGCCTTCTTGGCCTTGCTGCCCTTGAGGATGGACAGGCTGCCCACGGTGCCGTAGCCGACGCTCTTGGCGTCGCTCAGCGGCGGGAAGATCTTGATGTTCTCCGTGCCCCAGAGCTTCTCGACGTCGGCCGGGACGTGCTGCCAGGTGCAGGCGACCTTGTTCTTGGCCACGTTGGTCTGCTCGAAGGCCGGGATGCTGGTGATCAGGTCCTTCTCGACGTAGCCGCCGTCGACGAGCTGTTTGAGGAAGGTCAGTGCCTTGACGCCCTCGGGGCCGTTGAACGCCACGGACGTGCCGTCGGCGTTGAACACGTCGCCGCCGGCCTGCCAGAGCAGCGGGTAGAAGGACTGGTTGAGCGTGGCGTTCGGGTCGGCGTAGTAGTTGGTGGCGTCGAAGCCCTTGGCCTTCAGCTTCGGCGCGAGGGCCAGCAGGTCGGCCCAGGTCTTCGGGTACTCGGTGATCCCGGCGGCGGTGAACACCTTCGCGTTGCACATCAGCGGGTTGCTGCTGGTCAGCAGCGGTGCGCCGAGCATCTTGCCGTCGAGGGTGACGGCGGCCCGGACGTTCTCCCGGTAGTCGGCCTTCGCGTCGGCGGGCAGGTACTCGTCCACCGGCTCGATCATCTTGTGGAACTTGCCCAGCTGGTCGGGGATCAGGTAGACCACGTCCGGGCCCTTGCCGCCGGCGATCGCCGCGGTCAGCGACTCCTCGCGCTTGGCCCACGGGAAGATCTCCACCTTGACGTCGATGTCGGGGTGGTCGGCCTTGAACGCGGCGACCTGCTTGTCCCAGAAGCCGCGGTGGGTGGCCTCGTCGGGGATCACCGGGTAGATCCACATGGTGACGCTCTCCTTGTCGCCGCCGGCGTCGGAGCCGCCGCAGGCGCTGAGCAGACCGGCCACCAGCGCGGCGGCCGCGACCGGTGCGAACCTTCGAAGTCTCATCTGTGCGTTCCTCTCTCAGTGGTTCACTGCGCGGGCACGGTCACGACCGTGCCGGTGTGCCGGGCCGTCTCGGCGGCGAAGACCGCGAGGTGGCTGGCGAGGGTCTCGTCCAGCCCGGACCGGATGTGGTGGCTGTCGCCGGTGGCGACGGCGCGGACGAAGGCGTCCATCAGTCCCGTGTCGCCGCCGCCGTGGTCGTCGGCGGCGGTGGACCCGCCGACCGTGGCGGCGTCGAGGATCTCGATCCGGTCGGTGCGAAAGTCGTGCACCCGGACCCGTTCGCCGTCGCCGGAGAGGGAACCGTGGGTGCCGAACAGCTGGGTCTGCCGGTGGGTCTGCTCGGTGAAGGCGGCCATGGTGAAGCTGGCGGTGACGCCGCCGGTCAGCTCCATCGCCACGACCTGGTGGTCGACGACGTCGTTGTCGCCGGAGTACACGCACCGGCCGTACGGGCCGGTGCGCAGCGCCTCGATCAGCGCGGCCTCGTCGGTGCCGTCGGTGACCACGCTGACCGGCCAGATCGACCCGCGCTCGCGCAGCACCGGCAGGTACAACTTCGGTGCCGAGTACGGGCAGCCCGGCTCGGCCGTGCAGTCCAGGCACCGCGCGGCGGCGCCGGCCGGCGCCTGGTCGGGCCGGAAGTGGTGGAGCCCGCCGAAGCTGGCGACCCGCTCGATACGCCGGCCGGTGACGTAGCCGAGCCAATCCAGGTCGTGGCTGGACTTGGCGAGCAGCATCGGGGTGGCGAGGTCCTCTCGCCGCCAGGGGCCGCGCACGTAGGAGTGGGCGTAGTGCCACCAGCCGACCGGTTCGAGGTGCTGGGCGCTGACGATCTCGCCCAGCACCCCGCTGTCCACCACCCGCTTCACCAGGTCGGTGTAGGGGGTGTACCGCAGGACGTGGCAGACGGCGAACAGCACGCCGGTGGCGCGCACCGCGTCGACGATCTCGCGGCACTGGTCGGCCGTCGGCGCGAGCGGCTTCTCCACCAACAGGTGCTGGCCGGCGTTGGCGAACGCGACGGCCGGCTCGACGTGCATCCGGTCCTGGGTGGCGACGATGACCGCGTCGGCCGGTACGTCCGCCGCCAGCAGGTTTCGCCAGTCGCTGAACTCCGCCGCGCCGGGGTGGGCGGCGGTGACCAGGCTCCGCTGGTGCGGACGCGGGTCGGCGACCGCGACGATGCGCGCCCGCGCGGGGTTGGCGGCCACCCACCGGGCGTACGTCTGGCCCCGGTTGCCCACGCCCGCCAGCGCGACCCGCACCGGCCGGTCCTGCTGTTCCACCTGGCTCCTCGCCTTCTCTCGCTGCTGCGGTGTGGTCAGACCGTCAGGTTCCCGGCGTCGCGGATGCGCGGGCCGGCGGCGGGTAGCTCACGGGAGACGCCCTCCTCGACGCACCCGGTGTGGTGCAGGTACGAGCCGTCACCGAAGCCGGCGTCGGCCAGTCGCAGCTTCCCGCCGGTGAACTGGGTG harbors:
- a CDS encoding NAD-dependent epimerase/dehydratase family protein codes for the protein MFNSESALEDRLARPSAALVADLAGGSGDLVVLGAGGKMGPSLCRLARRGLDAAGRSGDRVYAVSRWSDRTAADALATYGVEPVAFDLLGDGDLAGLPDASDVIFMVGAKFGTATAPYLAWMVNAVLPAAVARRYPAARIAAFSTGNVYPMAPVASGGCVETDPTGPVGDYAMSCLGREQVFAHAASRGTPVAVLRLNYAVDLRYGVLADIGQAVLAGEPVDVTTGHVNVVWQGYANEVALRSLGHASADVFTLNLTGPETAPVRRIAARTGERLGRPVSYAGTEAPTALLNDATRCHALFGYPDVPLGTLIDWQADWLAAGLPTSGRPTKFSVRDGRF
- a CDS encoding dihydrodipicolinate synthase family protein, with product MSLDLLREGTVIPAHPLALTADRRLDERRQRALTRYYLAAGAGGLAVGVHTTQFTIREAGLLRPVLTLAAETVDAEAGRPVVKVTGACGDTAQAVAEAELAAELGYHAVLLSPVVPGADEAYLLRRARTVGEVLPVIGFYLQPAIGGPRLSTAFWRAFADLPSVVAVKLAPFDRYRTLEAVHGIATADRGRDVALYTGNDDHIVGDLLGEFAGRRFVGGLLGQWAVWTRAAVALFAQARAARAGDGAALAELTGRSAAVTDANAAVFDAVNGFHGCIAGVHEVLRRQGLLDGVWCLDPAEGLSPGQAEELTRVITAYPWLTDDDFVAEHRDDWLR
- a CDS encoding Gfo/Idh/MocA family protein; amino-acid sequence: MEQQDRPVRVALAGVGNRGQTYARWVAANPARARIVAVADPRPHQRSLVTAAHPGAAEFSDWRNLLAADVPADAVIVATQDRMHVEPAVAFANAGQHLLVEKPLAPTADQCREIVDAVRATGVLFAVCHVLRYTPYTDLVKRVVDSGVLGEIVSAQHLEPVGWWHYAHSYVRGPWRREDLATPMLLAKSSHDLDWLGYVTGRRIERVASFGGLHHFRPDQAPAGAAARCLDCTAEPGCPYSAPKLYLPVLRERGSIWPVSVVTDGTDEAALIEALRTGPYGRCVYSGDNDVVDHQVVAMELTGGVTASFTMAAFTEQTHRQTQLFGTHGSLSGDGERVRVHDFRTDRIEILDAATVGGSTAADDHGGGDTGLMDAFVRAVATGDSHHIRSGLDETLASHLAVFAAETARHTGTVVTVPAQ
- a CDS encoding carbohydrate ABC transporter permease → MTATTTAPAPTPAPPPRRRRRSYRALQPGPGGTVLRYVLLAVASVATLFPFYAMVVLSLKPAAAVEFPGSLLPWPIEFDAYATVLDSRNILRWLLNTTIYSVVSVVAVLLLSALAGYAFAKKRFPGRETMFWSFLAMVMVPYHVTLIPTFILIARVGGVDTYWGLILPTLANAQAVFLMRQFIQGLPDELFEAATIDGASEWRMFVRIVLPLCKPILATLGVFVFLWHWNDLLWPLIIGQSGDMRTLTVGIASLQQEQVPLNVMLAGSVVAFVPIFAAYLVGQRYFTEGVTMSGIKG
- a CDS encoding ABC transporter substrate-binding protein — its product is MRLRRFAPVAAAALVAGLLSACGGSDAGGDKESVTMWIYPVIPDEATHRGFWDKQVAAFKADHPDIDVKVEIFPWAKREESLTAAIAGGKGPDVVYLIPDQLGKFHKMIEPVDEYLPADAKADYRENVRAAVTLDGKMLGAPLLTSSNPLMCNAKVFTAAGITEYPKTWADLLALAPKLKAKGFDATNYYADPNATLNQSFYPLLWQAGGDVFNADGTSVAFNGPEGVKALTFLKQLVDGGYVEKDLITSIPAFEQTNVAKNKVACTWQHVPADVEKLWGTENIKIFPPLSDAKSVGYGTVGSLSILKGSKAKKAAGQWVTFVTAPSVASAYDVAGGYFSAKTSAGALYPQDPVNTEMEKTLDSTTVGPLNEKSREVMGVLAPEIQAALIGKKTPEQALADAAKAADALL
- a CDS encoding carbohydrate ABC transporter permease, coding for MAVPAQLPARRARRVIARREARWGLLFVLPAFLLFLAFRFGPAIAGLVLGFMDYTIGGDAEWTGLENARRLADDPVFWQALRVTVGYTVLYVPLTVAASVGLALLVRRGFRGVGFFRSVFFLPVVTSLVLVATIFSWVFSSGGPWSRILGWVGLPDDSWLASSTLVLPALALIGVWSHFGYGMLIVLARLQDLPREQEEAALTDGAGAWQRFRFIVLPQLKPVLFFLLVIETTASFQVFDLVYAMTGGGPARASYTLVMALYDQGFKYFDLGYASAIGVALFVMTLVVALIQRLALGRDK